Proteins encoded within one genomic window of Amycolatopsis sp. 2-15:
- a CDS encoding Clp protease N-terminal domain-containing protein, with amino-acid sequence MTYPVKLDDLISAIKANNDKDALAQLSDAVYMGEHLGELADHLIGHFVDQARRSGASWTDIGTSMGVSKQAAQKRFVPKVDPGGDPGGMIERLYGRYTDRARHVVVAAQQAAKHAKSPGIDTVHLVLGLLTEPAALAAGIMVFQGASLDAVKEAAEARLPEPVDPVPDPMPFTAAGKKTLELTLREGLRLGHNYIGTEHILLAILEQGEGAGYEVLAGLGITKEPAEAKIREALAEILAARGQ; translated from the coding sequence ATGACCTACCCAGTAAAGCTCGACGACCTCATCAGTGCCATCAAGGCGAACAACGACAAGGACGCCCTCGCGCAGCTGTCGGATGCGGTGTACATGGGGGAGCACCTCGGGGAGCTCGCCGATCACCTCATCGGGCACTTCGTGGACCAGGCGCGGCGGTCCGGTGCTTCGTGGACGGACATCGGTACGAGCATGGGCGTTTCGAAGCAGGCGGCCCAGAAGCGGTTCGTGCCGAAGGTCGACCCGGGGGGTGATCCGGGCGGGATGATCGAGCGCCTCTACGGCCGCTACACCGACCGTGCGCGGCACGTCGTCGTGGCGGCGCAGCAGGCGGCCAAACACGCGAAGAGCCCGGGGATCGACACCGTGCACCTGGTGCTCGGGCTGCTCACCGAACCGGCCGCGCTGGCCGCCGGGATCATGGTGTTCCAGGGCGCGAGCCTCGACGCTGTGAAGGAAGCGGCGGAGGCGCGGTTGCCCGAGCCCGTCGACCCGGTGCCGGACCCGATGCCGTTCACCGCGGCGGGCAAGAAGACGCTCGAGCTGACCCTGCGCGAAGGCCTGCGGCTCGGCCACAACTACATCGGCACCGAGCACATCCTGCTGGCGATCCTGGAGCAGGGCGAAGGCGCCGGCTACGAGGTGCTCGCCGGGCTGGGCATCACGAAGGAGCCGGCGGAGGCGAAGATCCGCGAGGCCCTGGCCGAAATCCTGGCCGCGCGAGGGCAGTGA